A DNA window from Phoenix dactylifera cultivar Barhee BC4 unplaced genomic scaffold, palm_55x_up_171113_PBpolish2nd_filt_p 001672F, whole genome shotgun sequence contains the following coding sequences:
- the LOC120108955 gene encoding kinesin-like protein KIN-13A isoform X1, which translates to MQQSNAGAALYDHHPSVGPGDAGEAVMARWLQSAGLQHLASPLASAPNALMQGYGTQSAEEKQKLYKLLRSLNFNGEFRSEACTPTTQGLGAPGVMDGFSSPELRGELGAGLLDLHAMDDTELLSEHVMSEPFELPEFMPSNGLDDNFDAMTHKQQRGQMDSNIIASASVKETTIKENNVAKIKVVVRKRPLNKKEISRKEDDIVTVNDNAYLIVHEPKLKVDLTAYVEKHDFCFDAVLDEHVTNDEVYRVTVQPIIPTIFQRTKATCFAYGQTGSGKTYTMQPLPLRASEDIVRLLHQPYYRNQKLRLWLSYFEIYGGKLFDLLSDRRKLCMREDGRQQVCIVGLEEFEVSDVQIVKEFIEKGNAARSTGSTGANEESSRSHAILQLAIKKHSEVNDMKRNNNGSKSKGGKLIGKISFIDLAGSERGADTTDNDRQTRIEGAEINKSLLALKECIRALDNDQIHIPFRGSKLTEVLRDSFVGNSRTVMISCISPNSGSCEHTLNTLRYADRVKSLSKSGSSRRDQAASSHVPSSKESSSALAIPLSVKLEDTYDHEQNQEMMATEMSETQRHLSSLMSHYSFNGRQESGATSSLLERGQVDMKNNYISTSSHKLYSSRQNSFSTQDEESVPKVPLPRRKSCREEKYEKQNNWPRKDSGPELHVKNYKQQQMYDSGANAAPKQCELETSCQGGKINAILEEEEALISTHRKEIENTMEIVREEMNLLAAVGQPGSPINNYVTQLSFVLSRKAAGLVSLQARLARFQQRLKEQEILSRKRALQ; encoded by the exons ATGCAGCAGAGCAACGCCGGGGCGGCTCTTTACGACCACCATCCTAGCGTGGGGCCTGGGGATGCCGGAGAAGCAGTCATGGCGCGGTGGCTCCAGTCCGCCGGGCTCCAGCATCTGGCGTCGCCGCTGGCTTCTGCCCCGAATGCCCTCATGCAG GGCTATGGGACACAGAGTGCTGAGGAGAAACAGAAGCTTTATaaacttttgagaagcttgaaCTTCAATGGGGAATTTCGCTCTGAAGCATGCACTCCAACAACACAAGGTTTAGGAGCACCAGGTGTGATGGATGGCTTTAGTTCACCTGAGCTGCGAGGTGAGCTGGGAGCCGGGCTTCTGGATCTTCATGCTATGGATGATACCGAGCTTCTTTCTGAG CATGTAATGTCTGAACCATTTGAGCTGCCAGAGTTCATGCCTTCTAACGGGCTTGATGATAACTTTGATGCAATGACTCACAAACAGCAACGAGGACAAATGGATAGCAACATTATAGCATCAGCTAGTGTAAAGGAGACAACTATAAAGGAGAACAATGTTGCCAAGATTAAAGTTGTG GTTCGCAAAAGACCTCTGAACAAGAAGGAGATTTCTCGTAAGGAGGATGATATTGTCACTGTAAATGATAATGCATATTTAATTGTCCATGAACCTAAATTAAAG GTGGATTTGACTGCATATGTGGAGAAgcatgatttttgttttgatgcTGTTCTGGATGAGCATGTGACTAATGATGAG GTATATCGTGTCACTGTACAGCCAATTATCCCAACCATTTTTCAGCGAACAAAAGCCACTTGCTTTGCATATGGTCAAACAG GTAGTGGCAAAACTTACACAATGCAACCTTTACCACTCAGAGCTTCGGAAGATATTGTTCGATTGTTGCACCAACCATACTACCGCAATCAGAAACTCAGATTGTGGCTTAGTTACTTTGAGATATATGGTGGAAAGCTATTTGATCTTCTCAGTGATAGGAG GAAACTATGCATGAGAGAAGATGGGCGTCAACAAGTGTGTATTGTTGGATTAGAGGAATTTGAGGTTTCAGATGTGCAGATTGTTAAAGAATTCATTGAAAAGGGGAATGCAGCAAGAAGTACAGGTTCCACAGGAGCCAATGAAGAGTCATCTAGATCTCATGCTATTTTACAACTTGCCATTAAGAAGCACAGTGAGGTAAATGACatgaaaaggaacaataatggCAGTAAGTCTAAGGGTGGCAAACTTATTGGGAAGATATCTTTTATAGATCTTGCTGGAAGTGAGCGTGGGGCTGATACTACTGACAATGACCGCCAGACCAG GATTGAGGGTGCAGAAATAAACAAGAGTCTTTTGGCCCTAAAAGAATGCATCCGTGCACTAGACAATGATCAAATTCATATCCCGTTTCGTGGGAGCAAACTAACAGAGGTGCTTCGTGACTCCTTTGTTGGAAATTCCAGGACTGTTATGATTTCCTGCATTTCCCCAAATTCAGGTTCTTGTGAACATACACTAAATACTTTGAGATATGCTGATAG GGTCAAAAGTCTCTCCAAGAGTGGCAGTTCCAGAAGGGACCAGGCTGCAAGCTCACACGTACCTTCCAGCAAGGAATCATCTTCAGCATTGGCAATTCCTTTATCAGTTAAATTAGAAGATACCTATGACCATGAGCAAAATCAAGAGATGATGGCAACAGAAATGTCTGAGACTCAGAGGCACTTGTCCAGTTTGATGTCACATTATTCCTTTAATGGAAGGCAAGAAAGTGGGGCTACATCCAGTTTACTGGAGAGGGGTCAGGTTGAcatgaaaaataattatatcaGTACTTCTAGTCATAAATTATATTCTTCTCGCCAGAACTCATTTAGTACTCAGGATGAAGAAAGTGTACCAAAGGTTCCACTCCCCCGTAGAAAATCATGTAGGGAAGAAAAATATGAGAAACAAAATAATTGGCCCAGAAAAGACAGTGGGCCTGAATTGCATGTCAAAAACTATAAACAGCAGCAGATGTATGATTCTGGTGCTAATGCTGCACCAAAGCAATGTGAGCTGGAAACTTCTTGTCAGGGTGGGAAAATCAATGCAATACTTGAG GAAGAAGAGGCTTTAATATCAACTCACAGAAAAGAAATTGAAAATACAATGGAGATTGTGCGTGAA GAGATGAATTTGTTGGCAGCAGTAGGCCAACCAGGCAGCCCCATCAACAACTATGTTACCCAGTTAAGCTTCGTGCTCTCACGAAAGGCTGCTGGTCTGGTCAGCCTTCAGGCACGCTTGGCCAGATTTCAACAACGCCTAAAAGAACAGGAGATCCTCAGCCGTAAGAGGGCCCTGCAGTAG
- the LOC120108955 gene encoding kinesin-like protein KIN-13A isoform X2 codes for MQQSNAGAALYDHHPSVGPGDAGEAVMARWLQSAGLQHLASPLASAPNALMQGYGTQSAEEKQKLYKLLRSLNFNGEFRSEACTPTTQGLGAPGVMDGFSSPELRGELGAGLLDLHAMDDTELLSEHVMSEPFELPEFMPSNGLDDNFDAMTHKQQRGQMDSNIIASASVKETTIKENNVAKIKVVVRKRPLNKKEISRKEDDIVTVNDNAYLIVHEPKLKVDLTAYVEKHDFCFDAVLDEHVTNDEVYRVTVQPIIPTIFQRTKATCFAYGQTGSGKTYTMQPLPLRASEDIVRLLHQPYYRNQKLRLWLSYFEIYGGKLFDLLSDRRKLCMREDGRQQVCIVGLEEFEVSDVQIVKEFIEKGNAARSTGSTGANEESSRSHAILQLAIKKHSEVNDMKRNNNGSKSKGGKLIGKISFIDLAGSERGADTTDNDRQTRIEGAEINKSLLALKECIRALDNDQIHIPFRGSKLTEVLRDSFVGNSRTVMISCISPNSGSCEHTLNTLRYADRVKSLSKSGSSRRDQAASSHVPSSKESSSALAIPLSVKLEDTYDHEQNQEMMATEMSETQRHLSSLMSHYSFNGRQESGATSSLLERGQVDMKNNYISTSSHKLYSSRQNSFSTQDEESVPKVPLPRRKSCREEKYEKQNNWPRKDSGPELHVKNYKQQQMYDSGANAAPKQCELETSCQGGKINAILEEEEALISTHRKEIENTMEIVREVSLPSGLLLVSYIFIRR; via the exons ATGCAGCAGAGCAACGCCGGGGCGGCTCTTTACGACCACCATCCTAGCGTGGGGCCTGGGGATGCCGGAGAAGCAGTCATGGCGCGGTGGCTCCAGTCCGCCGGGCTCCAGCATCTGGCGTCGCCGCTGGCTTCTGCCCCGAATGCCCTCATGCAG GGCTATGGGACACAGAGTGCTGAGGAGAAACAGAAGCTTTATaaacttttgagaagcttgaaCTTCAATGGGGAATTTCGCTCTGAAGCATGCACTCCAACAACACAAGGTTTAGGAGCACCAGGTGTGATGGATGGCTTTAGTTCACCTGAGCTGCGAGGTGAGCTGGGAGCCGGGCTTCTGGATCTTCATGCTATGGATGATACCGAGCTTCTTTCTGAG CATGTAATGTCTGAACCATTTGAGCTGCCAGAGTTCATGCCTTCTAACGGGCTTGATGATAACTTTGATGCAATGACTCACAAACAGCAACGAGGACAAATGGATAGCAACATTATAGCATCAGCTAGTGTAAAGGAGACAACTATAAAGGAGAACAATGTTGCCAAGATTAAAGTTGTG GTTCGCAAAAGACCTCTGAACAAGAAGGAGATTTCTCGTAAGGAGGATGATATTGTCACTGTAAATGATAATGCATATTTAATTGTCCATGAACCTAAATTAAAG GTGGATTTGACTGCATATGTGGAGAAgcatgatttttgttttgatgcTGTTCTGGATGAGCATGTGACTAATGATGAG GTATATCGTGTCACTGTACAGCCAATTATCCCAACCATTTTTCAGCGAACAAAAGCCACTTGCTTTGCATATGGTCAAACAG GTAGTGGCAAAACTTACACAATGCAACCTTTACCACTCAGAGCTTCGGAAGATATTGTTCGATTGTTGCACCAACCATACTACCGCAATCAGAAACTCAGATTGTGGCTTAGTTACTTTGAGATATATGGTGGAAAGCTATTTGATCTTCTCAGTGATAGGAG GAAACTATGCATGAGAGAAGATGGGCGTCAACAAGTGTGTATTGTTGGATTAGAGGAATTTGAGGTTTCAGATGTGCAGATTGTTAAAGAATTCATTGAAAAGGGGAATGCAGCAAGAAGTACAGGTTCCACAGGAGCCAATGAAGAGTCATCTAGATCTCATGCTATTTTACAACTTGCCATTAAGAAGCACAGTGAGGTAAATGACatgaaaaggaacaataatggCAGTAAGTCTAAGGGTGGCAAACTTATTGGGAAGATATCTTTTATAGATCTTGCTGGAAGTGAGCGTGGGGCTGATACTACTGACAATGACCGCCAGACCAG GATTGAGGGTGCAGAAATAAACAAGAGTCTTTTGGCCCTAAAAGAATGCATCCGTGCACTAGACAATGATCAAATTCATATCCCGTTTCGTGGGAGCAAACTAACAGAGGTGCTTCGTGACTCCTTTGTTGGAAATTCCAGGACTGTTATGATTTCCTGCATTTCCCCAAATTCAGGTTCTTGTGAACATACACTAAATACTTTGAGATATGCTGATAG GGTCAAAAGTCTCTCCAAGAGTGGCAGTTCCAGAAGGGACCAGGCTGCAAGCTCACACGTACCTTCCAGCAAGGAATCATCTTCAGCATTGGCAATTCCTTTATCAGTTAAATTAGAAGATACCTATGACCATGAGCAAAATCAAGAGATGATGGCAACAGAAATGTCTGAGACTCAGAGGCACTTGTCCAGTTTGATGTCACATTATTCCTTTAATGGAAGGCAAGAAAGTGGGGCTACATCCAGTTTACTGGAGAGGGGTCAGGTTGAcatgaaaaataattatatcaGTACTTCTAGTCATAAATTATATTCTTCTCGCCAGAACTCATTTAGTACTCAGGATGAAGAAAGTGTACCAAAGGTTCCACTCCCCCGTAGAAAATCATGTAGGGAAGAAAAATATGAGAAACAAAATAATTGGCCCAGAAAAGACAGTGGGCCTGAATTGCATGTCAAAAACTATAAACAGCAGCAGATGTATGATTCTGGTGCTAATGCTGCACCAAAGCAATGTGAGCTGGAAACTTCTTGTCAGGGTGGGAAAATCAATGCAATACTTGAG GAAGAAGAGGCTTTAATATCAACTCACAGAAAAGAAATTGAAAATACAATGGAGATTGTGCGTGAAGTGAGTTTACCTTCTGGCCTTTTGTTAGTTTCTTACATCTTCATTAG GAGATGA
- the LOC120108955 gene encoding kinesin-like protein KIN-13A isoform X3, with the protein MQQSNAGAALYDHHPSVGPGDAGEAVMARWLQSAGLQHLASPLASAPNALMQGYGTQSAEEKQKLYKLLRSLNFNGEFRSEACTPTTQGLGAPGVMDGFSSPELRGELGAGLLDLHAMDDTELLSEVRKRPLNKKEISRKEDDIVTVNDNAYLIVHEPKLKVDLTAYVEKHDFCFDAVLDEHVTNDEVYRVTVQPIIPTIFQRTKATCFAYGQTGSGKTYTMQPLPLRASEDIVRLLHQPYYRNQKLRLWLSYFEIYGGKLFDLLSDRRKLCMREDGRQQVCIVGLEEFEVSDVQIVKEFIEKGNAARSTGSTGANEESSRSHAILQLAIKKHSEVNDMKRNNNGSKSKGGKLIGKISFIDLAGSERGADTTDNDRQTRIEGAEINKSLLALKECIRALDNDQIHIPFRGSKLTEVLRDSFVGNSRTVMISCISPNSGSCEHTLNTLRYADRVKSLSKSGSSRRDQAASSHVPSSKESSSALAIPLSVKLEDTYDHEQNQEMMATEMSETQRHLSSLMSHYSFNGRQESGATSSLLERGQVDMKNNYISTSSHKLYSSRQNSFSTQDEESVPKVPLPRRKSCREEKYEKQNNWPRKDSGPELHVKNYKQQQMYDSGANAAPKQCELETSCQGGKINAILEEEEALISTHRKEIENTMEIVREEMNLLAAVGQPGSPINNYVTQLSFVLSRKAAGLVSLQARLARFQQRLKEQEILSRKRALQ; encoded by the exons ATGCAGCAGAGCAACGCCGGGGCGGCTCTTTACGACCACCATCCTAGCGTGGGGCCTGGGGATGCCGGAGAAGCAGTCATGGCGCGGTGGCTCCAGTCCGCCGGGCTCCAGCATCTGGCGTCGCCGCTGGCTTCTGCCCCGAATGCCCTCATGCAG GGCTATGGGACACAGAGTGCTGAGGAGAAACAGAAGCTTTATaaacttttgagaagcttgaaCTTCAATGGGGAATTTCGCTCTGAAGCATGCACTCCAACAACACAAGGTTTAGGAGCACCAGGTGTGATGGATGGCTTTAGTTCACCTGAGCTGCGAGGTGAGCTGGGAGCCGGGCTTCTGGATCTTCATGCTATGGATGATACCGAGCTTCTTTCTGAG GTTCGCAAAAGACCTCTGAACAAGAAGGAGATTTCTCGTAAGGAGGATGATATTGTCACTGTAAATGATAATGCATATTTAATTGTCCATGAACCTAAATTAAAG GTGGATTTGACTGCATATGTGGAGAAgcatgatttttgttttgatgcTGTTCTGGATGAGCATGTGACTAATGATGAG GTATATCGTGTCACTGTACAGCCAATTATCCCAACCATTTTTCAGCGAACAAAAGCCACTTGCTTTGCATATGGTCAAACAG GTAGTGGCAAAACTTACACAATGCAACCTTTACCACTCAGAGCTTCGGAAGATATTGTTCGATTGTTGCACCAACCATACTACCGCAATCAGAAACTCAGATTGTGGCTTAGTTACTTTGAGATATATGGTGGAAAGCTATTTGATCTTCTCAGTGATAGGAG GAAACTATGCATGAGAGAAGATGGGCGTCAACAAGTGTGTATTGTTGGATTAGAGGAATTTGAGGTTTCAGATGTGCAGATTGTTAAAGAATTCATTGAAAAGGGGAATGCAGCAAGAAGTACAGGTTCCACAGGAGCCAATGAAGAGTCATCTAGATCTCATGCTATTTTACAACTTGCCATTAAGAAGCACAGTGAGGTAAATGACatgaaaaggaacaataatggCAGTAAGTCTAAGGGTGGCAAACTTATTGGGAAGATATCTTTTATAGATCTTGCTGGAAGTGAGCGTGGGGCTGATACTACTGACAATGACCGCCAGACCAG GATTGAGGGTGCAGAAATAAACAAGAGTCTTTTGGCCCTAAAAGAATGCATCCGTGCACTAGACAATGATCAAATTCATATCCCGTTTCGTGGGAGCAAACTAACAGAGGTGCTTCGTGACTCCTTTGTTGGAAATTCCAGGACTGTTATGATTTCCTGCATTTCCCCAAATTCAGGTTCTTGTGAACATACACTAAATACTTTGAGATATGCTGATAG GGTCAAAAGTCTCTCCAAGAGTGGCAGTTCCAGAAGGGACCAGGCTGCAAGCTCACACGTACCTTCCAGCAAGGAATCATCTTCAGCATTGGCAATTCCTTTATCAGTTAAATTAGAAGATACCTATGACCATGAGCAAAATCAAGAGATGATGGCAACAGAAATGTCTGAGACTCAGAGGCACTTGTCCAGTTTGATGTCACATTATTCCTTTAATGGAAGGCAAGAAAGTGGGGCTACATCCAGTTTACTGGAGAGGGGTCAGGTTGAcatgaaaaataattatatcaGTACTTCTAGTCATAAATTATATTCTTCTCGCCAGAACTCATTTAGTACTCAGGATGAAGAAAGTGTACCAAAGGTTCCACTCCCCCGTAGAAAATCATGTAGGGAAGAAAAATATGAGAAACAAAATAATTGGCCCAGAAAAGACAGTGGGCCTGAATTGCATGTCAAAAACTATAAACAGCAGCAGATGTATGATTCTGGTGCTAATGCTGCACCAAAGCAATGTGAGCTGGAAACTTCTTGTCAGGGTGGGAAAATCAATGCAATACTTGAG GAAGAAGAGGCTTTAATATCAACTCACAGAAAAGAAATTGAAAATACAATGGAGATTGTGCGTGAA GAGATGAATTTGTTGGCAGCAGTAGGCCAACCAGGCAGCCCCATCAACAACTATGTTACCCAGTTAAGCTTCGTGCTCTCACGAAAGGCTGCTGGTCTGGTCAGCCTTCAGGCACGCTTGGCCAGATTTCAACAACGCCTAAAAGAACAGGAGATCCTCAGCCGTAAGAGGGCCCTGCAGTAG